The region TCGTGCCGACGTCGTTGTCGGTGGATGCGGCGGCCGCATTGCGGGTGTCGGTGGGGAGCCCAGGGTTACGGATTGCCCGGGTCAATTATGATCAGCATGAGCGGTTGATCGATTGTGACCTGGAGTTTTGGCGACATGATGCGATTCATGTCGGCGTCGATGTGGTCTGACGGGACGGGTTATTCGTGTGGCCGTGGCGACCCCTTCGCGAGCGTGCTTGCGAAGGGGGTTGAACGGTCACTCTGACTTTTCCTGCCCGCCGCCCGCCGTGACCACCTGAATGCTCATGCGCGGTGTCGCCAAATCAAGTCCGGCTTCATCCAGGTGTCGTTTCAGTGACAGGTTGAATGCCCTGGAAACTTCCCACTGCTTGATCGGAGCGGTCTTGAAGCGGGCGCGAAGAATCGCACTGCCGGACTCGAAACTTTCTACACCCTGAATCTCCAGTGGCGACCAGATATTGCGGCGTTGCAGCGGATCGGTGCGCATTTTCTGACCGACTTCGCGCATCAGTTTGATCGCGTCGTCGATTTCCATGTTGTAAGGCACGGCGACTCGAAAGATTGCGTAGCCGAACTCTCGTGAGTAGTTCTTGATGCTTTTGATTTCGCTGAACGGAATGGTATGCACGATGCCGTCGATGTCCCGCAGGCGCACGGTGCGGATGGTCAGGCCTTCGACCGTGCCCAAGTGGCCGCCGACATCTACGTAGTCATCGATGGCCAGTGAGTCTTCGATGATGATGAACAGCCCGGTGATCAAATCCGCGACCAATGACTGGGCACCGAAACCGATGGCCAGGCCAATCACACCGGCACCGGCCAGCAGAGGCGTGACGTTCATGCCCATGTTCGCCAGCGCGACGATCAGCGCAATAATGAAAATGGCCACGAACAGCACGTTACGGATCAACGGCATCATGGTTTGCGCCCTGGCGTTGGCCAGGCCCTTGCGCGAGCGCGTCAGGGCGTGATGCACGGCGGTGTCGCTGAGGATCCAGATCAGCCAGGCGAAAATCAGCGTGCCGGCGAGGCTGAACAGTTTGACGCTGATTTCATGACCGTCGCCTTCGGTGAACGCGATAAGCGACATGCCCCAGACCCGCAAGCCGAGTTCGATGAACACCAGCCACACCACCAGGTGGGCAAGGGTGTAGCAAAAGCTTTTGAGTCGGTCGGAATACAGTGCGTGGCGCTTTACCGTTCGTTGCGGTTTGAGTGAATGCCGGCGTACCAGCCCGTTGATGACCATGCACAACACCAGCAGCACGGTGCAGATCAGCGACTGGCGCAGTGCTGTGCTGGTGTCGCCCGCCGAAACGAACGTGGCGAACAGCGAGATGCCCACCAGCACCAAGGCTGGCAGAAACCAGAAGGTGCCGAGGATGTCGATGGTGTCGCTCAAGGCTCGGCGGGTCAGGCGTCGTGACAGTGGTTGGTTGCGGATCAGGTGTGCGATGGGGCGGCGAAAGCGCAGGATAAACAAGCCGGTCGATAGCGCCGCGAGGACATTGGCACACGTCGCCGCCGTGTGGGCCAAGTGACTGCCGAGGCTGGTCACCAGGCGTGGGTCGCTCAGGGCTTCACCGAAAGCGGCAAAACTACCGATCAGCCATAACGGGCGAAACGCCTGATGCCGCAGGATGTACAAGGCGCGGTGGCGGTGCGGCCCATCGAGCACCGAAAAGGCAATGACGCAGATCGCCGAAAAGCACGTCCCCACTACCAGTGCATAAGCCAGGACCATTGCCAGATCCTTGCCCAGGGACGAAGGCAGGGCGTAGCTCATATAGACCGTGATCACCAAGGCGATCAGCCACGGTCCGAGTTTGCGCAAGGCAAAGCGCAGCATGTCCAGGGCTTTGGGGTGTTGCGGCAGTTCTTCGGTCAGGCCGAAGCGCATGCGTACTGTGTGGCCGAGCCAAATCAGAGCCGCAGCCAGCAGGCTCCAAACCATCAGGATCATGGCGAAGGCAAAGATGATCGGCAGCCACTCATTGGCCGGCAACATCAATTCCGACAGTTCCCCTTCGGCCAAGCCGAACTCTTCGGACCAGCGTGTCAGCGGACTGTCGGCGCCGGAAAACTGTTTTTCAAAACTGGCCAGCGTGCCACCGATCAGACTCAGTACGCCTTCTTCAGTGGCTGGCTGGGCCTTTTTGGTGACGTCGCGGAGTTTTTTCAGGTCCGCGAGCAGCTTGCTACGTTGCTGATCGTTTTCGAGGGATTTGATGACGTCGTCCAGGGATTGCCCCAATGGCACCTGCGCCTCGGGCTGGGCTTTCGTTGAGCTGTTGAGCAGCCCCGGTAAACCGACCGCCTGTGCAGGCGCCACCGGCAGTAGCGTCATGAGGCAGACAAGGAGCAAACACGGCAGGGCGAAAAGACGAGCGAACACTAGGCGGTCAACCTCGGGATGAGCGGATCGGCCGAGTGTACGAGCCCGTCAAAATCAATGCGAGCCGATGAGCGAATTTATTCGTTGAGTTTGGCCAGGATCTTGTAAACCACGGTGGCGAGGATCAATAGCATGCCGATCCACAGGGTGAAGACCCCGGCATTTTTGTCGCGGAAGTTGAAGCCGACGGCCAGCAGGATCATCCCGCAAACAATAGGAATCAGCATGGCGTGAAATGAAGACATCGAGATCATGACGACAGCCTTGTCGAAGGGGATGCCTCAAGTCTAGGTCGCTTTTGAGCGGGCGGGGGTGATGTGTGTCAGAAAGCAGAGACTGTGTGGCGAGGGCAGCAGCGTCCTCGCCACACGTATGGGTCATGGCAATTCGTGACAGGCGTAGAACGCGCTCAGTACCTTGACCAGGTGCGCCAGGTCGTGGCTGCCACACAGTTCACGGATCGAATGCATGGCAAACGTCGGCAGGCCGATGTCAACGGTGCGAACGCCCAAGTGGCTGGCGGTGATCGGGCCGATGGTCGAACCACAGCCCATGTCACTGCGTACCACGAAACTCTGTACCGGCACTTCTTCGGCCATGCACAGATGACGGAAAAAGCCCGCGGTTTCGCTGTTGGTGGCGTAGCGCTGGTTGCTGTTGACCTTGATTACCGGTCCGGCATTGAGTTTTGGGCCGTGGTTAGCGTCGTGCTTTTCGGCATAGTTGGGATGAACACCGTGGGCGTTGTCGGCCGACACCAGCAGCGATTTTTGAATGGTCCTTACGAACTCATCACCGTCGGGCAGCAGGCGACGCAAGGTCTGCTCGAGCATCGGGCCGTCAGCGCCGCAGGCCGAGCATGAACCGACTTCTTCGTGGTCGTTGGCCACCAGCACGCAGGTTTCATCGGTTTCGGCGCTCAGCAGCGCTTGCAGCCCGGCGTAGCACGACAGCAGGTTGTCGAGGCGTGCGCCCGCAATGAAGTCGCCATTCAGGCCGATCACCGCAGCGCTTTGGGTGTCGTAGAAACTCAACTCGTAGTCGAGTACAACATCGGCGTTGAGCCCGTGTTCGCGAGCCAGTTGATCAGTGAGTACCGCGCGAAAATCCACACGCTCGTCACCGGCAAATTGCGCGAGGATAGGCGGCAGTTCGGTCTGCGCATTGATCGCCCAGCCCTGATTAGCTTCACGGTTGAGGTGGATGGCCAGGTTCGGGATCGTGGCAATCGGTGCCTTGAAATCGATCAACTGGCTCTCGACCTTACCGTCACGGCGGAAGGTCACGCGGCCCGCTAGGGACAGGTCGCGGTCGAACCACGGAGCCAGCAGGGCACCGCCATAGACTTCGACGCCCAGTTGCCAGAAGCCCTGGCGTTGTAGCTCTGGCTGCGGCTTGACCCGCAGGCATGGGCTGTCGGTATGGGCGCCGACCATACGAATACCGCCGTGCAGTGGCGAGTGACGACCCATCTTGAAGGCAACAATAGAGGAGTCGTTACGGGTGACGTAATAACGACCGTTAGTTTCGATGGTCCACGGCTCGCGCTCGTCAAGGCGCGCAAAACCCGCCGCTTCCAGACGCTGAACAAGACTGGCGGTGGCATGAAAGGGGGTAGGGGAGGCCTTGAGGAAGTCGATCAGGCCTTGGTTCAACTCTTCGCGCATAAGAAACTCCAGACAGCAGTGGGCGGGAGTTTAACGTATTGGACGCAGAATTGGCGTTGGTCTGCTGCTCTGTTTCCCTCGAGATTGCGTCTGGAGGAAATACCCTGTGGGAGCGAGCCGGCTCGCGAAAGCGGGGTATTAGGCAACATCGGTGCCGACCGGTACTCCGTTATCGCAAGCTGGTTCCCACAGTTTTTTATCGCCTTGCCCGTCAGAACGGTGCCGGGCACTCAAAGCGCATGCGTTCACCGGTTTGAGGCTGGGTGAAGCTGAGCATGCTGGCGTGCAGGCACAGTCGGGGCCATGCGGCCAAGGCTTGTTCGTGAGCGTAGAGCCCGTCACCCAATAGGGGATGGCCGATGGAGAGCATGTGAACGCGCAACTGGTGAGACCGTCCGGTGATTGGCGTCAGCTCTACTCGGCACCAGTCGCCACATCGCTCCAGCACACGCCAGAAGGTCAGCGCGTTTTTGCCGAATTCGTGATCCACCACATGGCGAGGCTTGGTCGGTGGGTCATAGCGCAAAGGAAGGTCGATGCTGCCGCTGTCCAGTTCCGGTTGGCCCCAGCACAGCGCGGTGTAGGCCTTTTCCGTTTCACGGTCGTGAAACTGCCGAGACAGTTCGCGATGAGTGTCCGGGTCACGGGCCAGCAGAATGATGCCCGAGGTTTCCCAATCCAGCCGATGAACGATTCGCGCTTCGGGGTAGCCGTTTTCTTGCAGACGGGTAATCAGGCAGTCCTTGTTGTCATCGGCCCGGCCAGGGACGGAGAGCAACAGGGTCGGTTTATTCACCACCAGTACGGCGGCGTCCTGATGGATGATATGGATGTTGGACAGCGGCATTAAAACAGCCTCGTAACAAACGCCAACGGCGGCTCAGGCCCCTTCAAGTGACAGAAGGGGCCTGAGCCGCCGTGGCTCCAACCGGATCGACTCAGCGATCTGGCAGGGTGATATTGAGTTCCAGAATCGAGCAGCTACCCTGGTTTTCCAGAGCGACATGCACGTCATCGGACCCGATATTGACGTACTTGCGGATCACTTCTACCAGTTCCTTCTGCAAGGCTGGCAGGTAATCCGGCGTACTGCGCTGGCCGCGTTCATGCGCCACGATGATCTGTAGACGCTCTTTCGCTACCGACGCGGTGCTGACCTTTTTGCTGGCACGAAAGAAGTCAAAAAGATTCATTATCTACCTCCAAACAGGCGCTCGAAGAAGCCCTTCTTCGTTACATCGAGGAAACGATGCTCCACGGTTTTGCCCAGCAGGCGATCGACTGCATCGCTGTACGCCTGACCGGCGTCGCTCTGGTCGTCGAGAATTACTGGCACACCCTGGTTGGAGGCTTTGAGTACCGCTTGCGATTCCGGGATCACACCCAGCAAGGTCACCGCCAGGATGTCCTTGACGTCTTCAACGCCAAGCATCTCGCCATTGCTGACGCGCTCAGGGTTGTAGCGGGTCAGTAGCAGGTGTTCCTTGATCGGGTCTTCGCCGTTTTCGGCGCGGCGCGACTTGCTGGCCAACAGGCCCAGCATGCGGTCGGAGTCACGTACCGAAGACACTTCCGGGTTGGTCACGACAATCGCTTCATCAGCGAAGTACATGGCCAGGTGAGCACCTTTCTCGATGCCAGCCGGCGAATCGCAAACCACAAATTCGAATTCTTCTTTGAGCGCCATCAGGACTTTTTCAACGCCCTCGACGGTCAACGCATCTTTATCGCGGGTCTGACTGGCAGCCAGGACGTAAAGGTTTTCAAGACGTTTGTCTTTGATCAGGGCTTGCTGCAGGTTGGCTTCGCCGTTGACCACGTTGACGAAGTCGTACACCACGCGGCGCTCGCAACCCATGATCAGATCGAGGTTACGCAAGCCGACGTCGAAGTCGACGATTACTGTTTTGTGGCCGCGCAGAGCGAGACCTGTACCGATAGCGGCGCTGGTGGTGGTCTTACCCACACCACCCTTGCCGGATGTAACCACGAGAATCTTGGCCAAGGTGTTTCACCCCTAAGGAAAAAGGACTTTTAGCCCCTGAAAAACATCTCTTGAAAAACTACTGCAGTCGGACAGCCTTGGCTGGAATCCGGCTCTGGGCGGCGCTTACCTCAGGTAAACACTGCTTTGGCCTTTTTCCTACTTCGTTTGAGCCGTTTTCGCTACGTTTTAGAGATGCTTGGAAAATGCGGCAGTATCCGTTAAAGCCGAATGATGTTCAACACGTCGCCCGACAGGCTGACCTGTACGCCCGAACCCCACAGCGGATCGCGACGTAAATCCTCGGAAACCTTGTATTGCCCGGCGATGGAGATTAGTTCAGCGCTCATTTGCTGACAGAAAATTCGTGCTTTGGTGTCGCCTTTGACCCCGGCCAGCGCACGACCGCGCATCGGGCCGTATACATGGATATTGCCATCGGCAAGAAGTTCCGCCCCCGGACTGACTGAGGAAATCACCACCAAATCGCCACCTTGGGCATATATCTGTTGGCCACCCCGCACGGGCGAGGTAATCACCTTCGTCGGTTTGATGGTGGGTTCTGGCGGCTTTTCCGGCTTTTTCGTCACCGTGCCTTCACGCGGATCCAGCGGACGCTCTCGTGCCCCTGAGGGCGGCAACACCGGCAAGTCCACTGCGATGGCGGCGGCGATGTCTTCGATGCGGCTGGCACGGATCGCCAGGGTGCGCAGGCCATGCTGGCGGCACACGCGCATCAGTGCAGGCAAGTCCACTGCGCCCTCGCTGGCCGGGAGTTTGTCCAGCGCCAGTACCAGGGGGGCATTGCTGAAAAAATTGGGTGCCTGAGCGACCTTGGCGGCCAATTGCCGATCAAGGTTCTCGAGGTCGTTACGGGACAGTTCCAGAACCGTAATGGCGAGCATGCTGCCCTTTAACTGGAACACGGGATCTTGGTCTAGCGGTTCGGTTTGGCTCATGGTCGGCGTACAACGGCTTGTCACTAAAAGTGCCGAGACTTATAACGAGAACGCCCGCGAGCCGCAAGCCGGGTCGAACGATGTAGAATGCGCGGCCATTGTCTTTCCGGAACCTTTAATGGATCGCCCGCGATTTCGTACTGCCTTTCTTGCTCCGCGTTTCTGGCCTCTGTGCTGTGGCTTGGGGCTGTTGTGGCTGATTGTCCAGTTGCCGTATCCGGCATTGCTGTGTATCGGCCGTGCCTTGGGCGCCGTGATGTATCGAGTGGCCGGCGACCGACGGCGTATCGCCAGGCGCAATCTTGAGTTGTGTTTCCCTGAAAAAACCGCTGCTGAGCGTAAGCGTCTGCTCAAGGAAAACTTTGCCTCCACCGGTATCGCTTTCTTCGAAATGGCCATGAGCTGGTGGTGGTCGCGCAAGCGTCTGGCGAAACTGGCCCATGTTGAAGGCCTGGAACATTTGAAGAAGGCCCAGCGCGAGGGCAACGGCGTGATTCTGATGGCGCTGCATTTCACCACCCTGGAAATCGGCGCGGCGCTGCTCGGTCAGCAACACACCATCGATGGCATGTACCGCGAACACAAAAACCCGCTGTTTGATTTCATCCAGCGCAGTGGCCGCGAGCGGCACAATCTCGACTCGCTGGCGGTAGAGCGCGACGACGTGCGGGGCATGCTCAAGCTGCTGCGGGCCGGCCGGGCGATCTGGTATGCGCCGGATCAGGACTATGGCGCCAAGCAAAGTATTTTCGTCCCACTCTTCGGCATTCAGGCCGCCACCGTGCCGGCCACCAGCAAGTTTGCGCGGTTGGGCAGGGCACTGGTGGTGCCGTTTACCCAGGAGCGTCTGGCGGACGGCAGCGGTTATCGCTTGGTGATTCATGCACCGCTGGAAAACTTTCCTGGCGAGTCCGACGAGGCTGATTGTATTCGCATCAATCAGTGGGTCGAAGGTGCCTTGCGCGAGTGCCCGGAGCAATACCTCTGGGCCCATCGCCGCTTCAAAAGCCGTCCGCCGGGCGAGCCAAAGCTGTACGCCAAACGCCGTTGAATCAACGATTTTTTAGGCACCATGGAGTGTTGCGATGAGCCCGACTGAACCGGTAACTGGGTTGATTCTTTCCGGCGGTGGGGCTCGGGCGGCGTATCAGGTAGGCGTGCTGGCGGCGATTGCCGAACTGCTGCCACCGGGCGCGGACAACCCGTTTCCGGTGATTGTTGGCACGTCGGCCGGGGCAATCAACGCGGTCAGCCTGGCCAGCGGGGCGATGGATTTTCGTGGCGCTATCGAGCGTCTGACAGCCTTCTGGCAAGGGTTTCGCAGTCATCTGGTGCTGCGCAGCGATTGGCCCGGAGTGATCCGCCAGGCCAGTCGCTTTGTCAGCCACAGCTTGCTGGGGCTCGGGGCGCAAGTTCCGGTGGCCTTGCTCAACAGTTCGCCGCTGCGCGATTTACTCACTGACAAACTGCAAATGAACGGAATTGCCGAGGCGATTGCGCGCAAGCAGTTGCACGCGGTAGCGGTCACCGCGTTTGGTTATGAATCTGGTCAGGCGGTTACCTTCTATCAGGGCGGCGGCACGATTGACGCCTGGCTGCGGCATCGGCGCGTCGGCGTGCCCACGCGGTTGACTGTCGAGCATTTATTGGCCAGCTCGGCGATTCCTCTGCTGTTTGCCCCGGTGAAAATCGGTGAGGAGTTTTTCGGCGATGGAGCGGTGCGCCAGTCGGCGCCGATCAGCCCGGCCCTGCACCTGGGCGCGAGCCGGGTGCTGGTGGTGGGCGTCAGCGGCAACCCTCGCGGTGTTGACCCCGATCAACCGTTGCAGCGCATCTATACCGGACAGCAGCCGACCCTGGCGCAAATCGGCGGACACATGCTCAACAGCACCTTCATTGATAGCCTGGAAGGTGATATCGAATTGTTGCAGCGCCTGAATCAGTTCAGTCACTTGATGCCCAACGGCACGCCGCTGCACGCGCTAGGTGTGGCGCCGGTAGAGGTGTTGGTCATCTCGCCGAGCCAGCCGATCGATGAGATTGCTGCACGACATCGACAGGAACTCCCGGCAGCTTTGCGTCTGTTTTTGCGGGGTCCGGGCGCGACGAAGACCAGTGGGGCTGGGGTGTTGAGTTATCTGCTGTTCGAGTCGGGGTATTGCAGTGAATTGATTGATTTGGGGCGCAGGGATGCGTTGGCCAAGCGCGAAGAGTTGTGCCGATTTCTAGGGTTGGCGGAGCCAGCGGTGCCTGCCTGATATCGGCGGTTCTGCCCTTCATCAGCAGGCTCGCGAAGGGGCTCTTGCACACACACCACTGAAAACAAAAGACCACAATCACCACCCACCCCGGATGCGCACGTGGCAGCTGACGCCTGCGGTCTTTTGTCTTCAATTCATCAGAAGTGGAACTTCACCAGCAAGCTCGTCACGTTCTGATTGGTGGTAAACGCCTGGGTATCGTCGATCCCGTACTTGTCCTTCCAGTAGTCATACTCGACACCGACGTACAACTGCTTGGCCCCGAAATTCAACGCTTTGCCCAAGTCGTATTTAACTTGTGGGTTGAAGTGCAAGTTGGCGTGGTATTCGCCTCGGGCGTTTTTGTCGTTATCGACCACCCAGTCCATGTAGCCATCGATCAGGACGTTCGAGTCGCCGACCGGGATGGTGTAGGACCAGACCGGAGTGATCTGCCAGATATTGTTGCCTGGACGATCGCCATCGGGGTGACGCTGGTAGAAGTTCAGCTGGAAGTAGTCGAACCCTGGAATCGCGAGGTCGAAGCCAGGGCCGATCAGGTAAGACTCGACATCGCCCTCACCAAACTCGTAAGTCATGGCCAGCAGCACGTCTTTGATCGGACCGAATTCGATTTTTTTGTCCAGGACCTTGCCCAGCGAAATGCGCGGGCTGAACTCGCCGTAGGTGGAGTTGGGTCCGGAGTTGGAGTCGTTTTTGCCGTTGTAGAAAATCTTGTCGACGAACAGGAAGTTATCCCCATATTTCCAGGCGTCGGCGTGCTCGAAGGTAACGGTTTGCTGAATGGCCGGGTTGACCTTGAAGCCTTTGCCATACAAGTAGGTCAGGCTGTTGTTCTGCCATTGCAACAAGTCGTCGGCCATGACTTGGCCCCCGGCCAGCAAGGATCCCGCGAGCATGAGGCTGGTGCATATACGTTTCATTCGGTTGCTCCCAAAAAGTAAGTGGTTCCACGTTGTTTTTCTAAGGTTGGCGCTCTGGTCTGGCGCCTTGTGTTGCGGCTGCAAAAACTCATCCAATCGGTCAGCTTTAGTGCTAATAGCAAGAGCTGGGCCAAGCCTTTCAACAAGCCAAAAAAATCCCGATCGACTGTTCGAAAACAGTCGATTACGAGAAATGTGTGGATGCCTTGGAACTGGCCAGCGCTTTAATAAGCTGGCTTTATGGTCAGGAATTAAATCGAGGCTTTTTTTTAGATCGAATTCACGCGGTCGCGGAGAATACTGACTCCTTGGCCGGGCCTCAAGTGCCCCGCAACAGCGCACCGACGACAGGTTTGGGGCACGGTTGTTGGCGGTGGGCCTGGCGTCGTTAAACGACAGGCTTGAGTCGGTAAAAATCATCTGTTGCTTCCTCTTGTTTTTATTGTTGAGGCGCAGGCAGTTGCTGGCTGCCACAGGGCAGCCCTGTCACAGGTTTTGATCAGTGCGTGCGCGCGTGGCAGTCGTTGCTGGCCGCGCGCTCTTTACCGCCGAGGATGTTGAACAACAGGTTCAACGACAGCGCGCTCAAGGTCGCCATCGCGATGCCGCTGTGGGTAATCGGGCTCATCCAGAGTGGCAGGTGCGCAAAGAACTCTGGACGCACCACCTGAATCAGTCCCATGCCGATGCTCACGGCCACCAGCAACTGGTTGCGGCGGTCACCGATGTCGGCTTCCTGGAGGATCTTGATGCCTGTGGCCGCGACCATGCCGAACATCGCAATGGCCGCACCACCGAGCACTGCCGGTGGAATAGACGCTACCAGGAGCGCCGCCTTCGGCAGCAGGCTGAGTACCACCAACAGGCCACCAGCGACGATGGTCACCGACCGGCAGCGCACGCCGGTCATCTGCACCAGGCCAATGTTCTGGGCGAAAGAAGAGTGGGTGAAGGTGTTGAAGAACCCAGCGAAAAACGACGCGCCGGCATCGCAGAGCAAACCGCGACGCAGCATCCGTGGGCAAACTTCCTGGCCGGTAATCTTGCCCAGCGCAAGGAACATCCCGGTGGACTCGACGAAGATAATCACCACCACCAGGCACATCGACAGGATCGGTGCGAGTTCGAACGTCGGCATGCCGAAATGCAGCGGGGTGACGATCTGCACCCACGGTGCTTGAGCCATGCCGCTGAGGTCGACCATGCCGATCACGCCGCAGAGTATGTAACCCAGGCACATGCCGATCAACACGGAAATGTTGACCCAGAAACCGCGCATAAAGCGGTGGATCAACAGAATGGTCGCCAGTACCAGGGCGGCGATGGCCAGGTAAATCGGCGAACCGAATTGAGTCGCGCCAGCACCGCCGCCAGCCCAGTTCACGGCGACGGGGAACAGCGACAAACCGATCGAGGTGATGACGGTTCCGGTCACCAGCGGCGGGAAGAACCGCACGACGTTGGACATGAACGGCGCGATGAGCATGCCGAAAAAACCGGCGGCAATGGTCGCGCCGAAGATACCTTGCAGGCCGATACCGGGCATGCCGGCCATGGCGACCATGCTGCCAACTGCCGCGAAACTGGCGCCCATCATCACCGGCATGCGAATGCCCATTGGGCCGATCCCAAGCGACTGAACGATGGTGGCGATACCGGCGACCAGCAGGTCGGCGTTGATCAGGAAGGCGATTTCTTCACGGCTCAGACCGGCGGCCTGTCCGATGATCAGCGGCACTGCAACGGCGCCGCCGTACATCAGCAGAACGTGTTGCAAACCGACCAGAATCAGTTGCAAAAGGGGCAAGCGCTGAATGGCGGGTGCGTCGGGGATGCGCGCTTCGGATAGCTCGGACATGCAACACCTCGGATCTTTTTTATTCTTGTGATTTTTGTATCAGGCGACCACAGTGCGGCCGTTCGCGGGCAAGCCGGCGCCCACACAGGCAGAACACGTCCTGTGGGTGCGAGCCTGCCCGCGAAGCTTTTGCTACTTAATTGGTCTGTGCTCCCTGATTGATCCACGCCCCAATCAAGTCTCGTTCCTGTTGGGTCATCTGCGTGATATTGCCCAGGGGCATAATCTGGCTGGCGACGGCTTGTGCCTGAATTCGCGGGGCCAGTTGCTGGATTTGTTGCGGGGTATCGAACATCACGCCGGCCGGTGCTGCACTGAACAACGGGCTGGTGGGTTTGGCCGAGTGGCACACAGCGCAGCGTTCCTGGATCACGTTGTGAACCTTGTCGAACGCCGGGCCCTGGTTTGAAGCTTGCGTCGGTGCGACCGCAGGAGCGGCAGGCTTGGGCGCTTCAGGCTTGGCGCCACCCCCCAGAGCGGTTTCCGGCAACGGCTGGTATTCGATCGTGCCAGGTGCTTTGGCCACGTCAGGAGCGCTGGGTATCGGCGAGGGCCCTGTCACATACGCCAGGCAGATCATGCCGACGGCTGCAACGGGCAGGGTCCAGGCAAATTTGTGGCTGTTGTGACGGGTATTGAAGTAGTGACGCACCAACACCGCCAGCACCGCGATCCCGGCCAGGATCAGCCAGTTGTATTGGCTGCCGTAAGTGCTAGGAAAGTGGTTGCTGATCATGATGAACAGCACCGGCAAGGTGAAGTAGTTGTTGTGCCGCGAACGCAGCAGGCCTTTGGCCGGCAATGCCGGGTCAGGTGTGCGGTTCTCGGCAATCGCTGCCACTAATGCGCGTTGGGCCGGCATGATGATGCGGAACACGTTACCGACCATGATGGTGCCGATGATCGCGCCGACGTGCAGGTACGCACCACGGCCGCTGAACACTTTGCTGAAGCCGTAAGCGG is a window of Pseudomonas sp. DC1.2 DNA encoding:
- a CDS encoding patatin-like phospholipase family protein gives rise to the protein MSPTEPVTGLILSGGGARAAYQVGVLAAIAELLPPGADNPFPVIVGTSAGAINAVSLASGAMDFRGAIERLTAFWQGFRSHLVLRSDWPGVIRQASRFVSHSLLGLGAQVPVALLNSSPLRDLLTDKLQMNGIAEAIARKQLHAVAVTAFGYESGQAVTFYQGGGTIDAWLRHRRVGVPTRLTVEHLLASSAIPLLFAPVKIGEEFFGDGAVRQSAPISPALHLGASRVLVVGVSGNPRGVDPDQPLQRIYTGQQPTLAQIGGHMLNSTFIDSLEGDIELLQRLNQFSHLMPNGTPLHALGVAPVEVLVISPSQPIDEIAARHRQELPAALRLFLRGPGATKTSGAGVLSYLLFESGYCSELIDLGRRDALAKREELCRFLGLAEPAVPA
- a CDS encoding urate hydroxylase PuuD, coding for MEAHLMEWLNLSVRWVHMITGVAWIGASFYFVWLENNLNRVNPKDGLAGDLWAIHGGGIYHLEKYKLAPPTMPDNLHWFKWEAYFTWMSGIALLCVVFYSNPTLYLLAPGSSLTGPEGVALGIASLFVGWFVYSFLCDSALGKRPALLGFILFVLIIGAAYGFSKVFSGRGAYLHVGAIIGTIMVGNVFRIIMPAQRALVAAIAENRTPDPALPAKGLLRSRHNNYFTLPVLFIMISNHFPSTYGSQYNWLILAGIAVLAVLVRHYFNTRHNSHKFAWTLPVAAVGMICLAYVTGPSPIPSAPDVAKAPGTIEYQPLPETALGGGAKPEAPKPAAPAVAPTQASNQGPAFDKVHNVIQERCAVCHSAKPTSPLFSAAPAGVMFDTPQQIQQLAPRIQAQAVASQIMPLGNITQMTQQERDLIGAWINQGAQTN
- a CDS encoding nucleobase:cation symporter-2 family protein — translated: MSELSEARIPDAPAIQRLPLLQLILVGLQHVLLMYGGAVAVPLIIGQAAGLSREEIAFLINADLLVAGIATIVQSLGIGPMGIRMPVMMGASFAAVGSMVAMAGMPGIGLQGIFGATIAAGFFGMLIAPFMSNVVRFFPPLVTGTVITSIGLSLFPVAVNWAGGGAGATQFGSPIYLAIAALVLATILLIHRFMRGFWVNISVLIGMCLGYILCGVIGMVDLSGMAQAPWVQIVTPLHFGMPTFELAPILSMCLVVVIIFVESTGMFLALGKITGQEVCPRMLRRGLLCDAGASFFAGFFNTFTHSSFAQNIGLVQMTGVRCRSVTIVAGGLLVVLSLLPKAALLVASIPPAVLGGAAIAMFGMVAATGIKILQEADIGDRRNQLLVAVSIGMGLIQVVRPEFFAHLPLWMSPITHSGIAMATLSALSLNLLFNILGGKERAASNDCHARTH
- a CDS encoding outer membrane protein OmpK, giving the protein MKRICTSLMLAGSLLAGGQVMADDLLQWQNNSLTYLYGKGFKVNPAIQQTVTFEHADAWKYGDNFLFVDKIFYNGKNDSNSGPNSTYGEFSPRISLGKVLDKKIEFGPIKDVLLAMTYEFGEGDVESYLIGPGFDLAIPGFDYFQLNFYQRHPDGDRPGNNIWQITPVWSYTIPVGDSNVLIDGYMDWVVDNDKNARGEYHANLHFNPQVKYDLGKALNFGAKQLYVGVEYDYWKDKYGIDDTQAFTTNQNVTSLLVKFHF